From one Dysidea avara chromosome 9, odDysAvar1.4, whole genome shotgun sequence genomic stretch:
- the LOC136267041 gene encoding NACHT, LRR and PYD domains-containing protein 3-like isoform X1, producing the protein MSLLYSSSNMAKRDRVSGSTPPAIKKSVSPSRIDAGKFPLCSECPVCSEPVLDDDVMECICCETLHHSTCLKEHSKVFTMVESNSDKSVLLQDHFATQSSNNQINPVQHMGTPSERKMSTIKVFRYFYPQLVEMLPMNDVTFLSNLFSVNLLPGNVNDQVKSMSTQADKATYLLDNVIRPSVTIGVGESFNDLIKNSEYDSVKELAKLIRSREEVMKSSPINVSIINRLQARYLSYVSSDWPHYYIQLALIKEEKVTKADNTFEEITRLTLQEVDEILLKKEPLGELRDIFHYQNKPCPRLMVIMGGPGIGKTTLAKETCVKWAEGDGFLSKDYDVVILTPLRSVQQRSIDAEIVEHIGEEAYQQLNKSAGSRCLIILEGLDEMPTKCRENDPFLSRVMKRTLLEKATIIITSRPHACEKLDADRRVEVIGFGKIEIQSFVEKSFPDDVECTERFL; encoded by the exons ATGAGCCTTCTCTACTCGTCTTCGAATATGGCTAAACGTGATAGAGTATCCGGCAGCACTCCACCAGCTATTAAGAAGTCCGTATCGCCATCGAGGATTGATGCTGGAAAATTCCCACTTTGCTCAGAATGTCCAGTTTGCTCAGAACCAGTTTTAGACGATGACGTCATGGAATGTATCTGCTGTGAGACCCTTCATCACAGTACTTGCTTAAAGGAGCACAGTAAG GTGTTCACTATGGTGGAGAGCAATTCTGATAAATCTGTTTTACTTCAAGATCACTTTGCCACTCAATCTTCAAATAACCAGATTAACCCAGTACAACACATGGGAACACCATCAG AGAGAAAAATGTCAACTATCAAAGTGTTCCGATATTTCTACCCTCAACTAGTAGAAATGCTGCCAATGAATGATGTCACTTTCTTATCAAATTTGTTTTCAGTCAACCTGCTTCCTGGTAATGTCAATGATCAAGTGAAGTCAATGAGCACACAAGCAGACAAAGCAACATACCTCCTGGATAATGTGATCCGACCATCAGTGACAATTGGGGTTGGTGAAAGTTTCAATGATCTTATTAAGAATAGTGAGTATGATAGTGTGAAGGAGTTGGCCAAACTGATTAGATCGAGAGAGGAAGTTATGAAATCCAGTCCAATAAATGTTAGTATCATAAACAGACTACAGGCCAGGTACCTCAGTTACGTATCCAGTGACTGGCCACACTATTACATTCAACTGGCTTTAATAAAAGAAGAAAAAGTGACTAAAGCAGATAACACTTTTGAAGAGATAACTAGACTTACATTACAAGAAGTTGATGAAATATTGTTGAAAAAGGAGCCTCTTGGTGAACTGAGGGACATTTTTCATTACCAGAACAAACCTTGTCCTCGACTGATGGTAATAATGGGAGGTCCAG GTATTGGAAAGACTACTCTTGCTAAAGAGACCTGTGTGAAATGGGCTGAGGGAGATGGGTTTTTATCTAAGGATTATGATGTTGTGATCCTGACACCGTTAAGGTCAGTCCAGCAAAGGTCAATTGATGCAGAAATTGTAGAACACATTGGAGAAGAGGCATATCAGCAATTAAATAAATCAGCAGGTAGCAGGTGTCTAATCATTCTGGAAGGATTGGATGAAATGCCAACAAAATGTCGAGAGAATGATCCATTTTTATCACGAGTGATGAAGCGTACGCTGTTGGAGAAagccacaataataataacatcaAGACCACATGCTTGTGAGAAGCTGGATGCAGATAGGAGAGTAGAAGTGATAGGTTTTGGTAAAATAGAAATCCAAAGCTTTGTGGAAAAATCATTTCCTGATGATGTGGAATGCACTGAGAGGTTTTTATAG
- the LOC136267041 gene encoding NACHT, LRR and PYD domains-containing protein 3-like isoform X2: MVFTMVESNSDKSVLLQDHFATQSSNNQINPVQHMGTPSERKMSTIKVFRYFYPQLVEMLPMNDVTFLSNLFSVNLLPGNVNDQVKSMSTQADKATYLLDNVIRPSVTIGVGESFNDLIKNSEYDSVKELAKLIRSREEVMKSSPINVSIINRLQARYLSYVSSDWPHYYIQLALIKEEKVTKADNTFEEITRLTLQEVDEILLKKEPLGELRDIFHYQNKPCPRLMVIMGGPGIGKTTLAKETCVKWAEGDGFLSKDYDVVILTPLRSVQQRSIDAEIVEHIGEEAYQQLNKSAGSRCLIILEGLDEMPTKCRENDPFLSRVMKRTLLEKATIIITSRPHACEKLDADRRVEVIGFGKIEIQSFVEKSFPDDVECTERFL, translated from the exons ATG GTGTTCACTATGGTGGAGAGCAATTCTGATAAATCTGTTTTACTTCAAGATCACTTTGCCACTCAATCTTCAAATAACCAGATTAACCCAGTACAACACATGGGAACACCATCAG AGAGAAAAATGTCAACTATCAAAGTGTTCCGATATTTCTACCCTCAACTAGTAGAAATGCTGCCAATGAATGATGTCACTTTCTTATCAAATTTGTTTTCAGTCAACCTGCTTCCTGGTAATGTCAATGATCAAGTGAAGTCAATGAGCACACAAGCAGACAAAGCAACATACCTCCTGGATAATGTGATCCGACCATCAGTGACAATTGGGGTTGGTGAAAGTTTCAATGATCTTATTAAGAATAGTGAGTATGATAGTGTGAAGGAGTTGGCCAAACTGATTAGATCGAGAGAGGAAGTTATGAAATCCAGTCCAATAAATGTTAGTATCATAAACAGACTACAGGCCAGGTACCTCAGTTACGTATCCAGTGACTGGCCACACTATTACATTCAACTGGCTTTAATAAAAGAAGAAAAAGTGACTAAAGCAGATAACACTTTTGAAGAGATAACTAGACTTACATTACAAGAAGTTGATGAAATATTGTTGAAAAAGGAGCCTCTTGGTGAACTGAGGGACATTTTTCATTACCAGAACAAACCTTGTCCTCGACTGATGGTAATAATGGGAGGTCCAG GTATTGGAAAGACTACTCTTGCTAAAGAGACCTGTGTGAAATGGGCTGAGGGAGATGGGTTTTTATCTAAGGATTATGATGTTGTGATCCTGACACCGTTAAGGTCAGTCCAGCAAAGGTCAATTGATGCAGAAATTGTAGAACACATTGGAGAAGAGGCATATCAGCAATTAAATAAATCAGCAGGTAGCAGGTGTCTAATCATTCTGGAAGGATTGGATGAAATGCCAACAAAATGTCGAGAGAATGATCCATTTTTATCACGAGTGATGAAGCGTACGCTGTTGGAGAAagccacaataataataacatcaAGACCACATGCTTGTGAGAAGCTGGATGCAGATAGGAGAGTAGAAGTGATAGGTTTTGGTAAAATAGAAATCCAAAGCTTTGTGGAAAAATCATTTCCTGATGATGTGGAATGCACTGAGAGGTTTTTATAG